A window of the Sardina pilchardus chromosome 21, fSarPil1.1, whole genome shotgun sequence genome harbors these coding sequences:
- the btbd10b gene encoding BTB/POZ domain-containing protein 10 isoform X4, which yields MVFVYESPKDGSTARQRTAERVTLIVDNTRFVVDPCIFTAQPNTMLGRMFGSGREHNFTRPNEKGEFEVAEGISSTVFRAILDYYRSGVIRCPDGISIPELREACDYLCISFDYSTIKCRDLSALMHELSNDGARRQFEAYLEEMVLPLMVASAQSGERECHIVVLTDDDVVDWDEEYPPQMGEEYSQIIYSTKLYRFFKYIENRDVAKSVLKERGLKKIRLGIEGYPTYKEKVKKRPGGRPEVIYNYVQRPFIRMSWEKEEGKSRHVDFQCVKSKSITNLAAAAADIPQDQLVALVLHPGPQVDELDILPPPRAPPRPAGPPRPPAALRQQQQQLRARPRRPLARRLTSQQRSAAARHGTAPWQRPPHLSGALRPLPQTPPPGMLLCVCVCVCVCVCV from the exons ATGGTGTTTGTGTACGAGAGCCCCAAAGACGGCAGCACGGCACGCCAGAGGACCGCCGAGAGGGTCACACTCATCGTGGACAACACACGCTTCGTAGTGGACCCCTGCATATTCACCGCCCAGCCCAACACCATGCTGGGGAG gatgttTGGCTCTGGCCGAGAGCACAACTTCACGCGGCCCAATGAGAAGGGAGAGTTCGAGGTAGCCGAAGGCATCAGCTCCACCGTCTTCAGAGCCatcctg gacTACTACAGGTCCGGTGTGATCCGCTGTCCTGATGGAATCTCCATCCCTGAGCTCAGAGAAGCCTGCGACTACCTCTGCATCTCCTTCGACTACAGCACCATCAAGTGCAGAGACctca gtGCGCTGATGCACGAGCTGTCCAATGACGGCGCGCGGCGTCAGTTCGAGGCGTACCTGGAGGAGATGGTGCTGCCGCTGATGGTGGCCAGTGCCcagagcggagagagggagtgccACATCGTAGTGCTCACCGACGACGACGTGGTGGACTGGGACGAGGAGTACCCGCCTCAGATGGGAGAGGAGTACTCACAGA TTATTTACAGTACAAAACTCTATCGCTTCTTCAAATACATCGAGAACCGAGACGTGGCCAAGTCCGTTCTGAAGGAGCGAGGCCTCAAGAAGATCCGACTAGGCATAGAAG gCTACCCCACGTATAAGGAGAAGGTGAAGAAGCGTCCCGGGGGTCGTCCGGAGGTCATCTATAACTACGTGCAGCGCCCCTTTATCCGCATGTcgtgggagaaggaggagggcaAGAGCCGGCACGTGGACTTCCAGTGTGTGAAGAGCAAGAGCATCACCAACCTGGCGGCGGCCGCCGCAGACATCCCGCAGGACCAGCTGGTGGCGCTGGTGCTGCACCCCGGGCCGCAGGTGGACGAGCTGGacatcctgccccccccccgggcccccccccgccccgctgggcccccccgcccccccgcagCACtacgccagcagcagcagcagctacgAGCCCGACCCCGACGCCCCCTCGCCCGCCGTCTGACCTCacagcagcgcagcgcagcggcacggcacggcacggcgccATGGCAACGCCCGCCCCACCTGTCTGGGGCTCTCCGACCCCTCCCTCAAACCCCGCCCCCTGgcatgctgctgtgtgtgtgtgtgtgtgtgtgtgtgtgtgtgtgtgtgtga
- the btbd10b gene encoding BTB/POZ domain-containing protein 10 isoform X3: protein MLGRMFGSGREHNFTRPNEKGEFEVAEGISSTVFRAILDYYRSGVIRCPDGISIPELREACDYLCISFDYSTIKCRDLSALMHELSNDGARRQFEAYLEEMVLPLMVASAQSGERECHIVVLTDDDVVDWDEEYPPQMGEEYSQIIYSTKLYRFFKYIENRDVAKSVLKERGLKKIRLGIEGYPTYKEKVKKRPGGRPEVIYNYVQRPFIRMSWEKEEGKSRHVDFQCVKSKSITNLAAAAADIPQDQLVALVLHPGPQVDELDILPPPRAPPRPAGPPRPPAALRQQQQQLRARPRRPLARRLTSQQRSAAARHGTAPWQRPPHLSGALRPLPQTPPPGMLLCVCVCVCVCVCV from the exons ATGCTGGGGAG gatgttTGGCTCTGGCCGAGAGCACAACTTCACGCGGCCCAATGAGAAGGGAGAGTTCGAGGTAGCCGAAGGCATCAGCTCCACCGTCTTCAGAGCCatcctg gacTACTACAGGTCCGGTGTGATCCGCTGTCCTGATGGAATCTCCATCCCTGAGCTCAGAGAAGCCTGCGACTACCTCTGCATCTCCTTCGACTACAGCACCATCAAGTGCAGAGACctca gtGCGCTGATGCACGAGCTGTCCAATGACGGCGCGCGGCGTCAGTTCGAGGCGTACCTGGAGGAGATGGTGCTGCCGCTGATGGTGGCCAGTGCCcagagcggagagagggagtgccACATCGTAGTGCTCACCGACGACGACGTGGTGGACTGGGACGAGGAGTACCCGCCTCAGATGGGAGAGGAGTACTCACAGA TTATTTACAGTACAAAACTCTATCGCTTCTTCAAATACATCGAGAACCGAGACGTGGCCAAGTCCGTTCTGAAGGAGCGAGGCCTCAAGAAGATCCGACTAGGCATAGAAG gCTACCCCACGTATAAGGAGAAGGTGAAGAAGCGTCCCGGGGGTCGTCCGGAGGTCATCTATAACTACGTGCAGCGCCCCTTTATCCGCATGTcgtgggagaaggaggagggcaAGAGCCGGCACGTGGACTTCCAGTGTGTGAAGAGCAAGAGCATCACCAACCTGGCGGCGGCCGCCGCAGACATCCCGCAGGACCAGCTGGTGGCGCTGGTGCTGCACCCCGGGCCGCAGGTGGACGAGCTGGacatcctgccccccccccgggcccccccccgccccgctgggcccccccgcccccccgcagCACtacgccagcagcagcagcagctacgAGCCCGACCCCGACGCCCCCTCGCCCGCCGTCTGACCTCacagcagcgcagcgcagcggcacggcacggcacggcgccATGGCAACGCCCGCCCCACCTGTCTGGGGCTCTCCGACCCCTCCCTCAAACCCCGCCCCCTGgcatgctgctgtgtgtgtgtgtgtgtgtgtgtgtgtgtgtgtgtgtgtga